One Arachis hypogaea cultivar Tifrunner chromosome 2, arahy.Tifrunner.gnm2.J5K5, whole genome shotgun sequence genomic window, attttaattatatagaattgaatttaataaaattgaattgaattcttgTGTTTTAAATGAAGGAGTAAGattacataattgaattgaacttaaatgtttagaatatttttattaaataaattaaaatttcatagTAAGCAATTTTATACTTTATTaacataatattatatttaaataatgaatatatttatttattaaattatatgaaataaattaaataattaaaaagattatatttttcaactaaaatcTGCTCGTCTCTTAAAAAAATTGGATTAAtgtaaaaatactaattttaaaaataatattaattgaaaaaaattaaatgattatCCGTATTTGATTCTAACAATATactcaataacaaaaaaaaatatgaattatcaaaaaaatatgaattatcAAAAAAAGCACATattaataacaaattaataactaattaatgtcattaaaaaagaataaaattatatcattttttattaGTATCTTAATTGACAcaacttcatttaaaatatttacacGTTGTAGATAATTTATACATGTGTGAATTTATTTTAGTTGTACATAATAaatctttctaaaaataaatggtatatattatgttagttatatttttttagacctttccaaaaaaaaagtatatattaaatcagttgaataaaaaagaaaaaaaaagagaataaaagtgttgagaaaaaaaaaggggcgtGTGTTAGAGGGCGGAAGGTGTTtagaaaaataagttaaaaaaaaaattaaattataaaaatattttaaaatttaaataaaatttaaatataataaaatttcaaatcaaacttatttaaattaaaattaattaaaaaaacaataaaattaaattatattccatcaaaattaatctaattatttttattttaaacactAAAAGTAAGAATTGAATATCACGGAATTTCCAAACCCCTGAAAATGATTTATCCCAATAATATATAGTGTAAGTGTGTAACTCAGCTTTGCAATCGAAGGGTTGTAAGGAAAATCTAGTTATATTTCAACAATGTTATCACGTCTATCTCCCTATCTCATGAAGTCATGATAAAATAGCTAAGTTAGTATTCATGTAATGAACAATTTCACATATTTTGTGCATTTTTAGTATCACAAATTTTAGAAgtcaatattaaattattaatgatataattacaaattgtatataaatattttttttagatgtatactaaaaattaatcattaaattagtatttgtataaattatatgttaaattataaaatatacattaaaaataaattaaataatattatatacttatacataaatatataataaataatttaataattatttttattatataaataacatttttttctctaaaatttaccctattttctttgctttttattatttctttagcTGATTTATTGGTTGATAATATAATTTAGACTAAATTTTACTTTTGGTTTTTGTTTAaagaattatttaaatatttttataaaaattcatataaaatatatgaacTGTTTATCAAATGCAAAAATACAACTcatataaaaaagttatattCTTTATTATGAATAGAAACTACTCTAACGTAACATGTAATTTATGGTCATctataaaaagaacaaaaaaattatttaatacattattatttaaaaatacttctgATATATTCTTTTCCCCATTAAAAAACTActttaaaagaagaaattttattttgtgaaaaaatgaatttattcatttttgtttgtgttttggggtttaaggtgagggaagaagaagaagaaagagggttTTCTTTCGGTTTCTGCAGTTTACTGCCTCCAATGGTTTCGCTATCAACTTGGGTTCGATATTTTGCTCACAAGCTCGAATACTCCGTCTCTCTCAGCTGGAAGGTCTCTTCTTTCTTCACTCctcaatttcttttctttcatattcTTTTGTTATTTCATTATTTATCATTGATTGAATAATCTCGCGAATTCGctgaatttcaatttttattttctactgaTTATTGGAATTTTGATGCCTTTTGGGTTTCTGTGGTTGTTGTTGATGGTAATCACTTGCATTTTGCtgtaaagtttgaatcttttttatTCTTCCAAATTATACGAACCCTGCtttaagaaaaaagagagagggaAAAGTTGAAGAAAAAAGAGTAAAGAAAGATTAGAGAATGAACCATTTCTGATTTGAGGTTGGAGctataagaaaattttttattgttcttgAAGTTCTTCAACAGTGAAATGCTGGTGAGAGAATGTGATAATTAGGGTCTAATAGCACATTATTGTGTTTTGCACAATGAGATCAAAGCTCTTATCTTAGGTTAAGAAATTAGTTATTTCTGAATGCTTTGTGAAAAGGAACTCACTCTTAGATTTATTGattagtttgaaaaatatttcttACAATAATAGATTAATGACTGAGTTATTAAACTTCAACTCTGGATCTAAAAACTGGCTATaatgtctctctttctttctGTTAATTATTTGACGGACACTTGAAGTCGAACTACGAGATAATGCTTTTAAAGGTAAGGTAGCGATCCTAGGCCAACCTTTTTATGTGCTGTAATATCAAACATCAATGGAGAATTTACGAACAATGATCAAATTGTCTACTTAGCAGAGACGTTTCAAGGATATGTTTACGTGCAGATGAAGTTCTGCTTCCATACATCGCATTTCTATCACATAATAGCAGTGTATTGTTGTGTTGTGTCTCAGAACTATAAAGGAGGTCATATTACAGATAGAGAGGTCGGTGATGTTGTTTGGAAGAACTTCTTCCAAGGAAAGTTGACATACACTCACTGGAATAAAGGAGAGGAAATGGCCCCTACTATTGCTGGAAAAGCAGCGACACTTCTTGTTCGGAAATTACCGAATCCTGACCCAACGTAATCACTTTCTTCTACAAGCATATCCTTTGTGCTTATTGCTATTGCTATTGCAAGTTGTTTGATATTGGCTGTATAATGCTAGAAATACAATATAGATGCTTGGCGTAAAATACTTATACCTCGTTTATTATGTCTTAATCAATCTTTCAGAGTACCATGCAATCTTTGTTTGTTGACTCTTATTCTTTAGTTAGAATTGTTTGGAATttctttctgccatttattttcttttcattgtgTGTGTTGATATATTGCTGTTTTTTACTCTCTCTTAATGGACTTTCAAAGTAATATGGAATATTCCAGTCAAGAACTAATGCGTACACATCTTATCTGTATACtctttttgtttaaattaaaGGCAGTTGGTGTTACTATTGAACCATTGGTTTGTATTATTAACATTGAATCTTACTTTAAGGATGAATGAATATCAGGTTATATATGACTTGCAATGGCTTTacaatgaataaaagtaaaacCTTTTCTCAAATGTTCGACCAAGGAGGAAAAATAGGGTAAAGCATTCTTAGGTTCTAACTTTCGTTTTTCCAATATGCAGTCATATAATATTTCTTGCTGGTGTGGACTGAATTCATTAAGATCATGTTTTGCGTATTTGTTTCTTAGTACTTACTGCTTAGTCAATATTATGTATAGGGGTGAACCTTGATGTGACAGTAATGTTGCCGATTCTGGTCTCTTTGGGGGTTTGATAATGGTTGTTTGCTGATGAGTGTGTCTGAAATTGTTCTTTACATATGTCATAATTGAGCCAACATAGTTTGTGATTAGTCTTCTTTGTTATAACAATAAGTTTGTAATCATAAATTTGACTGTATCGAGTTATCAGGATAGTTTCCATAACTCCAAATAACTATGATGACTAGAATACCCaagaaaaaaagaaacgaaaaagtaCACACTATAAATTGACtttgttaagttaataaaaatcttttcacattgagaataatgtTTACTTTTATGACTTAAACCGATCACTAGTTTAATCACTTTGGTCGTTGAAACTCCTGATACTATGTCTTAACGGTATGTCTGTGACATCATATGAATATTGTAGTGTTCCATTTCATTGTCAAGTTTGGTTTTagcaattgaatttttttttttttcctggaGCTCTTTACTCGGTGTATTCTCATTTCAATTACTGGTTAGTGATGTACATGTTTCTTTTACAGGCATGTTTTTGTAGGAGATGTTGTGGTCATGAAGGACCCTCAGAAGCCAGATAACTACCTAGTTAGAAGATTAATGGCGGTTGAAGGTTATGAAATGGTTTCTACTGATGAAAAAGACGAGCCCTTTGTTCTTGACAAGGATCAGTGCTGGGTAGTGGCTGACAATGAAAAGTTGAAAGCAAAGGTATAAAATACTTTCTTTTCCCACAAACTAATCATCGTATttacatttgcatttgcatttacAATTTACCATTACTATTACTTGTATGCCCTCGATCATTAGTTTTCATCTTGATGAAATAGAAAATTTTGATTGAACAATCTTGCGATCAAGCAATGAGTTACTATTGGTACACAAGTTATCACATACCGAAGTTATAGTTTCTTAGATTTTTCATACATTTAACAATGATAATTGGGTTTATTTCAGAGTTTAGttatttcttttccctttctttttctcaCCAAGTCATAGCAATGAAACAGGCTACAACTCTTACACAACCAGAAATGTATAATCCACATAAAAAATTTCGTAACAACCTCTATTGCTTTGGACTGTTGATAATACCGAAATAGCTTCTTAGTGAATAATATTTTTCGATGAACTATATAGCGATATGTGGTTAAATAGAACAGAGGATATAGTTAACCTTGTTTAATGCTTCCAACCTAAATAGCAGGAAGCAAATGATAGTCGAACATTCGGTCCAGTTCAAATGACAGACATTGTAGGCCGAGTCATATATTGCCTACGAAGTGCAGTAGACCACGGCCGTGTACACAACAGGTGACTTTTTAACTTTTCTCTCTTCATAATTTGTGCAATAAATAGTGAAGTGGATCTGATGTATTTTACTACGTTTCCAGTCATTTCGGCATGCGAAAGGATTTGCCAGTGTTAGAAGTGGAACTCGATGTTGACGAGATGGCAAAGAGTCACAAAGCCTAGAAAACTCCCCGGCTCGCTAAGCGCTGACTTGTCTATTTGATGTTTACGTTAGTTTCTTCTTGCGGATTTTCTTCGAATTGAGAGGAGGAATAAAAACAATTATGATTTTTAAAGCTAAGAATGGAATGGTGAATAGATATAATGTGGATTTTCAAGCTCAAGTTCTTCAACATTATGGGCAATTTGTAAGCACAAGTTATTGTAAGCTCAAGTTGTAGCAATGGGCAATTGTGCCGTCTTGTTTTCTGCGTGCAACTTTGCAAGTCATTTGACTCAACTTAACCAAGTATGATGAAAAATGGTTGCATTGTTTGAAATTATGGTACCACATGTCTACTCTTTTGTCCCATCCACAATTATAAAGAAATTGTGGAAGTTCAATTGCTCTAGTTGCAGTGTTCAAGTAATCTTTCAGAGTAATTCTGATTATAGTTAAGTAACACTtggctaaaatttttaaaacttaataataataataataataataataataataataataataattctttagatttgtatatttttaagatttatactaaaaaatatatatgtttttaatatttatttataattttatatagtattttgttataattaaattattttggttGAACCACAATTCAATTATTTAAGAAGGATTAAAACAATGCCATGCAGGTTTAAAAAAGAGTATATATCAAATTACTTCTtaaagaattttagatcaaatatTAGGTTTATAATACATTTTATACTTTAGAAGTTCTCAAAAATTAGACTAGACAAATTGatcttttaattacctttaataaatttttgatatatattagatatataaatttttaataaattttattataaggcaattaaattttttataaatatttttataagaattaaatttttttcaaaaacctttaaaataataaaaattaaaaaatattattcatacatGAAACACATTTGAAATTCGTATAAAAATATAGTCACtactaattaattataaaattaaaatttttaa contains:
- the LOC112738901 gene encoding mitochondrial ATP-independent inner membrane protease subunit 2 isoform X2; its protein translation is MNLFIFVCVLGFKVREEEEERGFSFGFCSLLPPMVSLSTWVRYFAHKLEYSVSLSWKNYKGGHITDREVGDVVWKNFFQGKLTYTHWNKGEEMAPTIAGKAATLLVRKLPNPDPTHVFVGDVVVMKDPQKPDNYLVRRLMAVEGYEMVSTDEKDEPFVLDKDQCWVVADNEKLKAKEANDSRTFGPVQMTDIVGRVIYCLRSAVDHGRVHNSHFGMRKDLPVLEVELDVDEMAKSHKA
- the LOC112738901 gene encoding mitochondrial ATP-independent inner membrane protease subunit 2 isoform X1, which translates into the protein MNLFIFVCVLGFKVREEEEERGFSFGFCSLLPPMVSLSTWVRYFAHKLEYSVSLSWKNYKGGHITDREVGDVVWKNFFQGKLTYTHWNKGEEMAPTIAGKAATLLVRKLPNPDPTHVFVGDVVVMKDPQKPDNYLVRRLMAVEGYEMVSTDEKDEPFVLDKDQCWVVADNEKLKAKQEANDSRTFGPVQMTDIVGRVIYCLRSAVDHGRVHNSHFGMRKDLPVLEVELDVDEMAKSHKA